From Demequina lutea, a single genomic window includes:
- a CDS encoding DUF4328 domain-containing protein translates to MTTPPATPDPFASPTSDSSPTPAPMAPPGYTPMAPPGYVPITVQAAAPNKVALWATILTGAYAATSVLGAVSAPAMVEGLKQRLADPQSASLFAGQSPVSALSIPLSIASFVLLALWMSRIRAARKARGETIGGPPAVEWWGWFVPVANIVLPLLGMRAITKARAGMGILLGWWIAYVAAVGVSVASVIPEFTAIDLSTGKLAHPEALDPIVGLMWASSIAMLVSWVFLAMIIRVTTRHEAEVS, encoded by the coding sequence ATGACGACACCACCAGCAACGCCAGATCCCTTCGCTTCACCGACTTCGGACTCTTCCCCGACGCCCGCGCCGATGGCTCCTCCCGGTTACACGCCCATGGCTCCTCCCGGTTACGTACCAATCACCGTGCAAGCGGCGGCCCCCAACAAGGTCGCGCTGTGGGCCACCATCCTGACCGGCGCGTACGCCGCGACCTCGGTACTTGGCGCGGTGTCGGCTCCCGCCATGGTCGAGGGACTCAAGCAACGACTCGCGGACCCCCAAAGCGCATCGCTATTTGCGGGCCAGAGCCCCGTGTCCGCTCTCAGCATCCCATTGTCGATCGCAAGTTTCGTCCTTCTCGCGCTGTGGATGTCCAGGATTCGTGCGGCGAGGAAGGCACGCGGCGAGACGATCGGAGGTCCCCCTGCGGTCGAGTGGTGGGGTTGGTTTGTTCCGGTCGCCAACATCGTGTTGCCGCTCCTTGGAATGAGGGCGATCACCAAGGCGCGGGCAGGGATGGGCATTCTGCTCGGCTGGTGGATCGCCTACGTGGCGGCCGTCGGCGTGTCCGTGGCGTCTGTGATTCCGGAGTTCACGGCTATTGACTTGTCAACGGGCAAACTCGCTCATCCCGAGGCCCTCGACCCGATTGTGGGCCTCATGTGGGCAAGCTCCATCGCAATGCTCGTGTCGTGGGTCTTCCTCGCGATGATCATCCGCGTCACAACGCGCCACGAGGCCGAGGTGTCCTAA
- a CDS encoding APC family permease: protein MPTARVNPQAPSPRRLGLVGAVGIGIGSMLGAGVFVVWAPAVAVAGRWLLAAIALAALVAVINAASTAQLAAIHPVAGGAYAYGARELGPAWGFVAGLGFVVGKIASVAAMALAIGSYVWPAHAPIVGVAVVALVWGLNARGVSRTAWATTVIAVIVLVGIAAVVVASLSTNVESVHKVETAPITVVGVASAAALIFFAFAGYARLATLGEEVRDPARTIPRAVAIALAIVVVVYGILGAVLLRRPGVAALIGADAPLTLAVPDIAVWRSALAALAALAAGGALIALMAGIGRTAMAMARAGDLPRVLGRTSPTTGVPQIAEAVAGVAAIALAWWADLGFALAMSSVSVLTYYAIANAAAFAARGRATGFAIPRAVSAVGLVLCLALALSLDRVPTLAAVGVGVVAVVVRAVVLGVRKRGLESRQASRG, encoded by the coding sequence GTGCCCACCGCTCGCGTGAATCCTCAGGCTCCCTCCCCCCGACGGCTTGGCCTCGTGGGGGCCGTAGGCATTGGCATCGGGTCGATGCTCGGCGCCGGTGTCTTCGTCGTCTGGGCGCCCGCGGTGGCCGTGGCGGGGCGTTGGCTGCTTGCCGCGATCGCGCTCGCGGCCCTCGTGGCGGTGATTAACGCCGCGTCGACCGCTCAGCTCGCCGCCATTCATCCCGTGGCGGGGGGAGCGTACGCCTACGGTGCGCGCGAACTCGGCCCAGCGTGGGGCTTCGTGGCAGGGCTTGGATTTGTGGTGGGCAAGATTGCGTCGGTCGCCGCGATGGCGCTCGCCATCGGGTCCTATGTGTGGCCCGCTCACGCGCCGATCGTTGGGGTGGCGGTGGTCGCGCTCGTATGGGGGCTCAACGCTAGAGGGGTGAGCAGGACGGCGTGGGCGACGACGGTCATCGCCGTCATCGTGCTCGTGGGAATCGCGGCCGTCGTCGTCGCCTCGCTATCGACGAACGTTGAGTCGGTGCACAAGGTGGAAACGGCGCCCATCACGGTGGTGGGCGTTGCGTCGGCCGCCGCGCTCATCTTCTTCGCATTCGCGGGGTATGCGCGGCTCGCAACCCTCGGCGAGGAGGTGCGAGATCCCGCGCGGACCATTCCACGCGCCGTGGCGATCGCGTTGGCGATCGTCGTCGTCGTGTACGGAATACTCGGGGCGGTGCTGTTGAGAAGGCCAGGCGTGGCGGCCCTCATCGGCGCCGACGCACCGCTGACGCTCGCGGTCCCGGACATCGCTGTGTGGCGCTCCGCACTGGCGGCGCTGGCCGCACTCGCCGCGGGAGGTGCCCTAATCGCGCTCATGGCGGGGATCGGTCGCACCGCCATGGCGATGGCGCGGGCGGGGGACCTTCCCCGTGTCCTCGGGCGGACGAGCCCCACCACGGGTGTTCCGCAAATTGCGGAGGCCGTCGCGGGTGTGGCCGCGATTGCATTGGCGTGGTGGGCTGACCTTGGCTTCGCGCTCGCGATGTCGAGCGTCTCGGTTCTCACGTATTACGCGATTGCGAATGCGGCAGCCTTCGCGGCGCGCGGTCGCGCCACGGGCTTTGCGATTCCACGCGCGGTGTCGGCCGTGGGTCTCGTCCTTTGCCTTGCGCTCGCGCTGTCCCTCGATCGCGTGCCGACCCTCGCCGCGGTCGGAGTGGGCGTGGTTGCCGTGGTCGTGCGGGCGGTCGTACTCGGGGTCCGCAAGCGGGGGTTGGAATCTCGACAGGCGTCGCGGGGTTAA
- a CDS encoding DUF427 domain-containing protein, giving the protein MKATWNGTVIAESADTVVVEGNHYFPRESIKPEFYRESEMTSVCPWKGNAAYFDVVVGDSVNADAAWHYDAPKEAAKQITGRVAFWKGVVVAD; this is encoded by the coding sequence ATGAAGGCCACATGGAACGGCACGGTCATTGCCGAATCTGCCGACACTGTCGTAGTCGAGGGCAACCACTATTTCCCGAGAGAGTCGATCAAGCCGGAGTTCTACCGCGAATCCGAGATGACGTCGGTGTGCCCCTGGAAGGGCAACGCCGCGTACTTTGACGTCGTCGTCGGCGACTCCGTCAACGCGGATGCCGCGTGGCACTACGACGCGCCAAAGGAAGCCGCCAAGCAGATCACCGGTCGCGTCGCCTTCTGGAAGGGCGTCGTCGTCGCCGACTAG
- a CDS encoding ABC transporter ATP-binding protein, with amino-acid sequence MQAIATQGLTRTFGSVTALSQLSVEMPSGVVGLVGANGAGKSTLIKILLGLLAPTSGTATILGLDCLTDGLKIRELVGYMPESECLPPDVSATEFLVHMGRMSGLPTDVSRERTADTLRHVGLYEERYRPIGGYSTGMKQRVKLAQALVHDPKLVLLDEPTNGLDPAGRDEMLGLIQRISTDFGISVVVTSHLLGELERISDHLVVIEAGVLQRSTSTAAATTMSSVVLVEVTERAVEVIARLTASGAKVVAAETAQTFAVEVADERVLDDIRGAVADLDVGLIRMQRRRHHLAEMFQAREEATHG; translated from the coding sequence ATGCAAGCCATCGCAACCCAGGGCCTCACCCGAACTTTCGGGTCCGTGACCGCGCTTTCCCAATTGTCGGTCGAGATGCCGAGCGGAGTCGTCGGCCTGGTGGGCGCCAACGGCGCGGGCAAGTCGACGCTCATCAAGATACTGTTGGGCCTCCTTGCCCCCACCTCGGGCACCGCGACCATTTTGGGTCTCGACTGCCTCACCGACGGCCTCAAGATTCGTGAACTCGTCGGGTATATGCCGGAGAGCGAGTGCCTCCCTCCCGACGTCTCGGCCACCGAGTTCCTTGTCCATATGGGCCGCATGTCTGGCCTCCCCACCGATGTGTCGAGGGAGCGCACCGCGGATACCTTGCGCCACGTGGGGCTTTACGAGGAGCGGTACCGGCCCATCGGCGGCTACTCGACCGGCATGAAGCAGCGAGTGAAGCTCGCGCAAGCGCTCGTCCATGACCCCAAGCTGGTGCTGCTCGACGAGCCGACTAACGGCCTTGACCCCGCGGGCCGCGACGAGATGCTGGGCCTCATCCAGCGCATCAGCACCGACTTCGGCATCTCCGTCGTGGTCACGTCGCACCTGTTGGGTGAGCTCGAGAGGATCTCCGACCACCTCGTGGTCATCGAGGCCGGCGTGCTACAGAGGTCGACCTCCACCGCGGCCGCTACCACGATGAGTTCCGTGGTGCTCGTCGAGGTCACCGAACGAGCCGTCGAGGTCATCGCGCGGCTCACGGCCTCCGGCGCGAAGGTCGTCGCGGCAGAGACGGCGCAAACATTCGCCGTCGAGGTCGCGGACGAGCGCGTGCTCGACGACATCAGGGGGGCCGTGGCCGACCTCGACGTTGGCCTCATCAGGATGCAGCGCAGGCGCCACCACTTGGCGGAGATGTTCCAGGCCCGCGAGGAGGCGACCCATGGCTGA
- a CDS encoding ABC transporter permease translates to MAEQQTAGVIHDIGFRHYDGPRLGRGWIVRSLLVETFRGAFGLGRPAKAKAMPWILIGILLAPPVIFVLVIVLTGMDRLPVSYTQYFGSLQLIISLFIAGRAPYAVSRDLRHGVMPLYLSRPLKRGDYVLAKFGGVSLAMFAILAAPETLLFVGALLAKLPVGAQIAGYAEGLAMAVILALMLTGIGLVIAAFTPRRGLGVAAIITTLVVANALGAILSVILSQMGNATLGAYLSAVDPYNVVDGLAGSWFSADTSITALSSLGFTGGLVFTTLAVATVGGSLAILLARYRKVGVV, encoded by the coding sequence ATGGCTGAGCAACAGACCGCAGGAGTCATCCATGACATCGGCTTCAGGCATTACGACGGGCCCCGACTAGGTCGCGGCTGGATCGTTCGCTCGCTCCTGGTCGAGACGTTCAGGGGTGCCTTTGGTCTTGGGCGCCCCGCCAAGGCCAAGGCCATGCCGTGGATACTGATCGGCATCCTGCTGGCGCCGCCCGTGATCTTTGTGCTTGTCATCGTCCTCACGGGGATGGACAGGCTTCCGGTCTCGTATACCCAGTACTTCGGGTCGCTGCAGTTGATCATCTCGCTCTTCATCGCAGGCAGGGCCCCGTACGCGGTGTCCCGGGACCTACGCCACGGCGTCATGCCGTTGTACCTTTCGCGGCCGCTCAAGCGGGGCGACTACGTCCTCGCCAAGTTCGGGGGCGTGTCGCTCGCGATGTTCGCCATCCTGGCGGCGCCAGAGACGCTGCTGTTTGTCGGCGCGCTGCTGGCCAAGTTGCCTGTCGGCGCACAGATTGCCGGCTACGCCGAGGGTCTAGCGATGGCGGTAATCCTGGCGCTCATGTTGACGGGAATCGGCCTCGTGATCGCGGCCTTCACGCCACGCAGGGGGCTCGGCGTGGCGGCGATCATCACGACTCTTGTCGTCGCCAACGCGCTGGGAGCGATCCTCTCCGTCATCCTCAGTCAGATGGGCAACGCGACGCTGGGCGCCTACCTGAGCGCCGTCGACCCGTACAACGTCGTTGACGGGCTCGCGGGCTCGTGGTTCAGCGCCGACACGTCGATCACGGCCCTTTCCTCGCTTGGCTTCACCGGAGGGTTGGTATTCACGACCCTCGCGGTCGCGACCGTAGGGGGCTCGCTTGCCATCCTCTTGGCCCGCTACCGGAAGGTCGGTGTCGTATGA
- a CDS encoding ABC transporter ATP-binding protein — protein sequence MSTLELQGVSRWYGDVVAVNDVTMTIGPGVTGLLGPNGAGKSTLISMMGGFLAPSSGTVTLDGVPTWRNPGVYKVIGLVPEVESMYDMVTGWEFVVANARLHKLPDPEGAARAALEQVDMMDAKDRGIAGYSKGMKQRVKMATALVHDPAVLLLDEPFNGMDPRQRIHLMGLLTALGESGRTVLFSSHILEEVEEIAGTIEVIVAGRHAASGDFRRIRRLMTERPHQYTIDSSDNRLLASAIIADGSADTVDLTKPTLSVQASDFGRFVHALPRLARDNDVRLLEVTPADESLESVFAYLVAR from the coding sequence ATGAGCACGCTCGAGCTGCAGGGCGTCTCTCGCTGGTACGGCGACGTGGTGGCCGTCAACGACGTGACCATGACCATCGGTCCAGGGGTAACGGGACTGTTGGGACCAAACGGCGCGGGCAAGTCAACGCTCATCTCCATGATGGGCGGGTTCCTCGCGCCGTCGTCTGGAACGGTGACGCTCGACGGAGTGCCAACGTGGCGCAACCCCGGCGTTTACAAGGTCATTGGCTTGGTGCCGGAAGTCGAGTCTATGTACGACATGGTGACCGGCTGGGAGTTTGTGGTCGCGAACGCGAGGCTGCACAAGCTTCCTGACCCAGAGGGAGCCGCCCGCGCCGCGCTTGAACAGGTCGACATGATGGACGCGAAGGATCGCGGCATCGCGGGCTATTCCAAGGGCATGAAGCAGCGCGTGAAGATGGCGACCGCACTCGTTCACGACCCCGCCGTTCTGCTGCTCGATGAGCCGTTCAACGGGATGGACCCGCGCCAGCGCATCCACCTGATGGGCCTGCTAACGGCCCTGGGCGAATCGGGGCGCACCGTGCTGTTCTCGAGCCACATCCTCGAGGAGGTCGAGGAGATTGCGGGAACCATCGAGGTCATCGTTGCGGGCAGGCACGCGGCATCTGGAGACTTCAGGCGCATTCGCAGGCTCATGACGGAGCGCCCTCACCAGTACACGATCGACTCGAGCGACAACCGGCTGCTGGCCTCGGCCATCATCGCCGACGGGTCTGCCGACACGGTGGATCTCACCAAGCCGACGCTCTCTGTCCAGGCCTCGGACTTTGGACGCTTTGTGCACGCACTGCCGCGACTCGCGAGGGACAACGATGTGCGCCTGCTCGAGGTCACGCCCGCCGACGAGTCGCTCGAGAGCGTGTTCGCCTACTTGGTCGCGCGATGA
- a CDS encoding ABC transporter permease subunit — MNLTVIRLTMRGLLGRRRAILLLILPAILLGLAGLTRWSSGGAPDASATLAGQFAMGTLLPLMCLLISTGVIGAEIDDGSIVYMLAKPIPRRTIVLSKMAVAVGSAFVFAVLPTIIAVEIAGDDGGRLALAFGLSTALAAVAYTALFVALSVATRNAVILGLLYALLWETVLGGYVPGIRAVSVRQWALSVGERTLGSHAAAWGVSAEVGIVTGVVMLIVATVAATFLAVRKLQTLRLVSVD; from the coding sequence ATGAACCTCACGGTGATCCGACTGACGATGCGCGGCCTGCTGGGCCGTCGTCGGGCGATCCTGCTCCTCATCCTGCCTGCCATCCTGCTGGGGCTTGCAGGCCTCACACGCTGGTCGTCGGGAGGCGCCCCCGACGCGTCGGCCACGCTTGCGGGTCAGTTCGCGATGGGCACGCTCTTGCCTTTGATGTGCCTGCTCATCAGCACCGGCGTGATCGGCGCGGAGATCGATGACGGCTCGATTGTCTACATGCTTGCCAAGCCGATTCCTCGACGCACGATCGTGCTTTCCAAGATGGCGGTCGCGGTCGGCTCGGCCTTCGTGTTCGCGGTGCTTCCCACCATCATTGCCGTCGAGATCGCGGGGGACGACGGGGGCCGCCTCGCACTCGCGTTCGGGTTGTCGACGGCGCTCGCGGCCGTCGCCTACACGGCGCTGTTCGTGGCGTTGTCCGTGGCCACACGCAATGCGGTCATTCTCGGCCTGTTGTACGCGCTGCTGTGGGAGACGGTGTTGGGAGGTTACGTGCCCGGCATTCGTGCCGTGAGCGTGCGGCAGTGGGCACTGTCGGTCGGCGAGAGGACGTTGGGAAGCCACGCGGCTGCATGGGGGGTGTCCGCCGAGGTCGGCATCGTCACGGGCGTCGTCATGTTGATTGTCGCCACGGTTGCGGCCACGTTCCTCGCGGTCAGGAAGTTGCAGACACTGCGCCTAGTGTCGGTCGACTAG